Proteins from a genomic interval of Niabella soli DSM 19437:
- a CDS encoding sensor histidine kinase, with protein MPKKMLLLLCCFIFFAGRGFCAVDTTSYVLSPRLIQVRDLALSEDETNTLTIRDINKMHFEAEKDKSIGISKSTFWVQFSIKNNSASDSLYVLLENPTLNTLFFYTTINGAVTDSLHSGREVAFSQRLERMTNFVYKVRLKPGNTATIFLKIRSPTPMHLPVFIGSGEALYNREATNNMVFGIYLGIVLIMVLYHIFIKFTVADSSYTYYIFFIFFVGAAQVVLRGYGQMYLWKDNPAVGMASINISGVLSGIATALFVKHFLQTRNVAPKMDRVLNLLILGYCVAAIAQFLNYPYVAFNLINFIAAIGSVVALTTGVIAYRKKIRSSVFFLFAFSIFLLSVIVYVARSAGMVPYSLFTNYILEIGSAVQITLLSLALADKINTYRRNQEIARREALRVSKENERLVREQNVILEKEVQNRTEELSQTNEELKGAMKKLQDAQSKLVETEKMASLGQLTAGIAHEINNPINFVTSNIRPLEDDVADLGKIIKMYEALDLSNEIRPQIEQIEEFKKDIDFGYVNEEITTLLSGIREGASRTSEIVKGLRSFARVDEASWKRVNINDGLDSTILLVKNLFPKDFELVKKLGDIPKIECAPGSINQVFMNIITNGIQAIKEQQQTTAMTGRLEITTSEERGYVVISIKDNGPGIPEAVKKKIFEPFFTTKDVGEGTGLGLSIVQGIIDEHNGLIRVDTESGQGTTFVISLPVR; from the coding sequence ATGCCAAAAAAAATGTTGTTGTTGTTGTGCTGTTTTATTTTTTTTGCTGGCCGCGGATTTTGTGCTGTTGATACCACCTCTTATGTTCTCTCCCCCCGTTTAATACAGGTGCGGGACCTGGCCCTTTCAGAGGATGAAACAAACACACTTACCATCCGGGATATCAACAAAATGCATTTTGAGGCGGAAAAAGATAAATCAATCGGCATTTCAAAGAGCACCTTTTGGGTGCAGTTTTCAATAAAAAATAATTCTGCAAGCGATTCGCTTTATGTTCTGTTGGAAAACCCGACATTGAATACGCTTTTTTTTTATACCACCATTAACGGTGCGGTCACAGATTCCCTGCATTCGGGAAGGGAAGTTGCCTTTAGCCAACGGTTGGAGCGTATGACGAATTTTGTGTACAAAGTGCGCCTGAAACCGGGAAACACTGCCACCATTTTTCTTAAGATCCGCTCCCCGACGCCTATGCATTTACCTGTTTTTATTGGTTCGGGTGAAGCGCTGTATAACCGGGAAGCAACAAATAATATGGTTTTCGGGATCTACCTGGGAATCGTTTTGATTATGGTGCTGTATCATATATTTATAAAATTTACCGTCGCAGACAGCAGCTATACCTATTATATATTTTTCATCTTTTTTGTTGGGGCGGCCCAGGTAGTGTTGCGCGGATATGGACAAATGTACCTGTGGAAAGATAATCCCGCGGTTGGGATGGCCAGCATTAATATAAGCGGAGTTTTATCGGGCATAGCTACCGCGTTATTTGTAAAACATTTTTTACAAACAAGGAACGTAGCCCCTAAAATGGATCGGGTGCTTAACCTGCTGATCCTGGGGTACTGCGTTGCCGCAATTGCCCAGTTCCTGAATTACCCGTATGTTGCCTTCAATCTTATTAATTTTATAGCCGCCATTGGTTCTGTTGTAGCGCTCACTACCGGGGTTATAGCTTACAGGAAAAAGATCCGTTCTTCTGTATTCTTTTTATTCGCCTTTTCAATTTTTCTGCTGTCTGTAATTGTTTATGTAGCCAGATCTGCAGGGATGGTCCCTTATAGCCTGTTTACGAATTATATATTGGAAATAGGTTCGGCCGTTCAGATCACGCTGCTTTCCCTGGCCCTGGCGGATAAAATTAATACCTATCGCCGCAACCAGGAAATTGCGCGCAGGGAGGCATTAAGGGTGTCAAAGGAAAATGAACGTTTGGTCAGAGAGCAGAATGTTATTTTGGAAAAAGAAGTGCAAAACCGCACAGAAGAACTTTCGCAAACGAACGAAGAGCTGAAAGGGGCTATGAAAAAACTCCAGGATGCCCAGAGCAAATTGGTAGAAACCGAGAAGATGGCGTCGCTGGGCCAGTTGACCGCAGGCATCGCTCATGAAATCAATAACCCCATCAATTTTGTTACCTCCAACATCAGACCTCTGGAGGATGATGTGGCTGATCTGGGGAAGATCATTAAAATGTACGAAGCGCTTGATTTATCGAACGAGATCCGCCCTCAGATCGAACAAATTGAAGAATTTAAAAAGGATATTGATTTTGGCTATGTAAACGAGGAAATTACCACTTTGTTATCCGGAATCAGGGAAGGCGCAAGCCGCACTTCAGAGATTGTAAAGGGACTCCGGAGTTTTGCGCGTGTTGATGAAGCAAGCTGGAAACGCGTAAATATCAACGACGGGCTCGATTCTACTATTTTGCTGGTGAAAAATCTGTTTCCCAAAGACTTTGAATTGGTCAAAAAATTGGGTGATATTCCGAAAATCGAATGCGCGCCCGGCAGCATTAACCAGGTGTTTATGAATATTATTACCAACGGCATCCAGGCCATAAAGGAGCAACAGCAAACTACAGCTATGACCGGCCGCCTGGAAATAACCACTTCCGAAGAGCGGGGGTACGTCGTGATATCCATAAAAGATAATGGCCCGGGCATTCCGGAAGCAGTCAAAAAGAAGATCTTTGAACCCTTCTTTACGACAAAAGACGTGGGAGAAGGTACGGGACTCGGACTGTCGATTGTGCAGGGAATTATTGACGAACATAATGGCTTAATTAGGGTAGATACGGAATCAGGACAAGGAACTACCTTTGTCATTAGTTTACCGGTTCGATAA
- a CDS encoding ThiF family adenylyltransferase, producing the protein MRKGTTADNSQNKQANESLEHPYHPVFLKLGNPNDKAIYEFIKNEITGVEIIDTILRQLKELLKIRNVKTWAEEDFDQLLKAQLGDTAIEEYGTWVYYPWSKKLVHLLNKDAFIEVRTNRNLYKITPEERLVLQSKIIGVVGLSVGQSVAFTLALERVCGALRLADFDTIDLSNMNRLSVGVQDIGVNKAVLAARKIAELDPYMDVTCYTAGLTDENMDDFFTRDGKLDLLAEECDSLPVKIKSRIKARSMGIPVIMDTNDKGLLDVERFDLEPDRPILHGRMKLFEGMSDAAVIEKLDRLTPAERLNTTVDIIGAENISDRMKQSLKEIGVSITGWPQLASAVGLGGAMVADVSRRILLGQYNVSGRYNVDFSDLVN; encoded by the coding sequence ATGAGAAAAGGCACAACTGCTGATAATTCACAAAATAAACAGGCAAATGAATCGCTGGAGCATCCATATCATCCCGTTTTTTTAAAATTGGGAAATCCGAACGATAAAGCGATCTATGAATTTATTAAAAATGAGATAACGGGCGTTGAAATTATTGATACGATTTTGCGGCAGCTTAAGGAACTACTAAAGATCAGAAATGTGAAGACCTGGGCGGAGGAGGATTTCGATCAATTACTAAAAGCGCAGTTGGGCGATACTGCAATTGAAGAATATGGTACATGGGTTTATTATCCGTGGTCAAAGAAGCTGGTTCATTTGCTCAACAAAGATGCATTTATCGAGGTAAGGACTAACCGTAACCTGTACAAAATTACTCCGGAGGAGCGGCTGGTTTTACAATCAAAAATAATCGGGGTTGTTGGCTTATCAGTTGGCCAGTCGGTGGCATTTACGCTGGCGCTTGAAAGGGTATGCGGTGCATTAAGATTGGCCGATTTTGATACGATTGATCTGAGCAACATGAACCGGTTGTCTGTAGGCGTGCAGGATATTGGCGTTAATAAAGCAGTGCTGGCAGCGCGTAAAATAGCAGAACTTGATCCGTATATGGACGTGACGTGTTATACTGCGGGATTGACGGATGAAAATATGGATGATTTTTTTACGAGGGATGGCAAGCTGGATCTTTTAGCAGAAGAGTGCGACAGCCTGCCGGTTAAAATCAAAAGCAGAATAAAGGCCCGGAGTATGGGAATTCCTGTAATAATGGATACGAATGACAAAGGGCTGCTGGATGTAGAACGGTTTGACCTGGAGCCAGACCGGCCAATCCTGCATGGAAGAATGAAGCTGTTTGAAGGAATGAGCGATGCAGCAGTGATTGAAAAACTGGATCGGCTGACACCTGCTGAGCGGTTGAATACAACGGTTGATATTATTGGCGCTGAAAATATTTCCGACAGAATGAAACAGTCGTTAAAAGAGATAGGCGTCAGTATTACCGGCTGGCCGCAATTGGCGTCCGCTGTTGGCCTGGGCGGTGCAATGGTAGCGGATGTAAGCAGAAGGATTTTGTTAGGCCAGTATAATGTTTCCGGTCGTTATAATGTGGATTTTTCTGACCTTGTAAATTAA
- a CDS encoding GNAT family N-acetyltransferase, giving the protein MINTIRIRAFRAVDDPEACEKFIYGHRKILEIYYGIIKITSDSNDWLKDPYTIVIIAEDPETGKIYGGAKVQVFDGSAPLPIQSAVSKYDPLIDTVVWNDFKKGGTCEICGLWNSKEIAGLGIGSHILSRVGIAISDQLGVKSIFVLCAPATVRMGKRNGFVVETELGKDGLFFYPKDDFIATVMRLRDVHDFSLANPQELESILLLRNSKTVRLAEKGPKGAFEVDYELEVHNWVPPKYEDK; this is encoded by the coding sequence TTGATAAATACGATAAGAATACGGGCATTTCGGGCGGTAGATGATCCGGAGGCATGTGAAAAATTTATTTACGGGCACCGAAAGATTCTTGAGATCTATTACGGGATAATTAAAATAACTTCAGATAGTAATGACTGGCTGAAGGATCCGTATACGATTGTAATTATAGCGGAAGACCCCGAAACCGGGAAAATATATGGCGGTGCAAAAGTGCAGGTGTTTGACGGAAGCGCACCGTTGCCGATACAAAGCGCTGTAAGCAAATATGATCCATTGATCGATACGGTTGTTTGGAACGATTTTAAAAAAGGAGGAACCTGCGAGATCTGCGGACTGTGGAATTCGAAAGAGATTGCAGGGCTGGGGATCGGAAGCCATATTTTATCCAGGGTGGGCATCGCCATCAGTGATCAGTTGGGCGTAAAAAGCATCTTTGTCCTTTGTGCCCCCGCTACCGTTAGAATGGGAAAAAGAAATGGGTTTGTGGTGGAAACGGAGTTGGGGAAAGACGGGCTCTTCTTTTATCCTAAGGATGATTTTATTGCTACAGTGATGCGGTTGAGGGATGTTCATGATTTTAGCCTGGCCAATCCACAGGAACTGGAAAGTATCTTATTGCTGAGAAACTCAAAAACGGTTCGCCTTGCTGAAAAGGGCCCCAAGGGGGCATTTGAAGTTGACTATGAACTTGAAGTGCATAATTGGGTGCCACCAAAATACGAAGATAAATAA